The Aneurinibacillus migulanus genome contains the following window.
AATTAAGACTGGACATTCAGTCAATTTTTATTAAAGAATTTGAAGACGAAATTAATCAGCATAGGTATACGGACGAGATCGTTCAATTTCATCACGATCTTTGGAAAAAAGGTGAAACTTCATTTGTTTTGACAAGCGTACAGTCTGTTTACAATGAACTGCAGAAATTAAATATTCCAAGCTTTCGTATGATGATTCCACGAAAAAATATGATCGCTACACTGGAGCAAGCTGTAACAATAGGGGAGCTTTTACTAAGTAAATCTTCACAAATTGCGGTTGGGATCGTTCAAATAGCTGAGCAACATGCTCAGAAACATTATGATGTAAAGGAGCTAAAAGTTACTATATATGGGTTTCTCACAGAGTTTGCTCGAAAGATGAATGCGTCCGTTAAAACAGTTGATGAATACACGTTTATGATTTATGGAACAAGGGGTGGTGTTGAACAACTAACTGATCAGTACCGTGTGTTTCCTTTATTGAATCATTTAAAAGAAATTAACGATGTGAACATCAATTTTGGTTTTGGTTTCGGTATTACGGTGACAGAAGCAGAGGAACATGCGCAAATTGGTTTGTATCATGCAAAGAAATTAGATGAACACAGTGTTTTTATTGTGACGGAAGAAAAGAAAGTAATTGGGCCATTAAATAAAAAGATAACAAAAACGTTTGAACTGCAAAGTCAGGATGAACGTATTCTTGCAATGGCTAAAAAAACGGGTATCAGTGTTTCAAGTATATCGAAAATAGTTAATTTTACCAATCTGCGACATAACCATAGCTTTTCCGCGAGTGATCTTGCCGATTATTTGCAGTTGAGCAGGCGTAGTGCGGAGAGAATGCTAAAAACACTTGTAGAAAAGAATTATGCCGAAATATCTGGTGAAGAACAGCCTTATCAAAAAGGGAGACCACGCTCCATTTATAAAATAAACTTATAGTCGCCCAGCTCGCCATTCGTGTTGGTGACATCAAGGTTCAAGCATACATCTGTACGCACCTACAGCATATAAAATTTTCTCCTCTCTTCTCCAGTGAAAAGAAAGGGTTGTCCTTGTCATCCCCATAAGGGGGATGATAAGGGGAAGGCGAACAAGAATCCTCTAAAGAGGTAGAGGATTCTTGTTCGCAGTCCTAAAACGGGTTAATCAACACCAGTGAAGTTGTAATTAAGTTTGTCTTGTTTTTTATCGGCTTTGATATTGGCTAGTAGAACCCCAAATAACGTAATAACTCCACCTGCTATAGAAAGAAGTGTTGGAATTTCTCCGATCCATATCCATGCAATCATAAAAGCGAGCGACGGTACTAAATAAAGAGAACTAGTCGCCTCCGAAGCTCCCTTGCGTGAAGTTACGAATGCTAAAGCGAGATATGGAAGTACAGTCGGGAAAATGCCTAAATACAGAATACTTACTGTCACATCCCACGGGGCATGTATGAGGGCTTCTCCCAGTCCTGGAAGAAAAATAAGCATCCAAAAGGTACCTGCCCAAATGGTATAAGAAGTAAAGGCAAAAAAACCGTATTTTTCTAAGTAGGATTTTTGAAAGGTGAAATATACACTTTCTGAGAACGCTGCCAAAAGAATAAAGAGAACTCCATTGTTGAATTGAAGGGTAGACTCTGCTCCTAAAGAAGTAATGATGACTCCCAAGAAGGCAAGCACGGCGCCTGTCCATTGGCGGATTCCTGGCTGTTCATCGAAGAATAGCAAGGCAAGTATTGCTGCAAAGATGGGAGTCGTTGACACGAATACACTTGCTACTCCTGCACTAACTGTTTGCTCTCCATAGTTAAGAGCGGTATGATACACTGTAAAACCCAATCCTCCCAACAATAAGATAACGGGAATATCCTTTCCTTCCGGCAACCGTATGCGAAAAATGAGCCCTAAAATAGCAAGTAGTATCGAGCCAACAAGCAAGCGCAAAAGAGAGAGATGTTCAGGCGTATAGGCATCAAGTCCAACCCGAATTCCTACAAAGGCCGAAGCCCAAAGAAAGATACTTAAACTATGGGCAAGTATAACGCTTGTATCCGACTGTTTGTGCATATTTCCCCAACCTTTCTTCTTATAACCCAACCAGTATTCATCCTTGTGTGTAATACTTTATATGTTAATCAAGGATTGATAAAATATCTTCAACCAGTTAAAAAATAATGAACCCAACCACTTTGCAAGATAAAAGAAGAAAGGAACTTGTTTGGATGGATACCGATAAATGGAAGCTGAGTAAGCAACCTCCTAAATACCAGCAAATTGTAGACGTTATCAAAGGAAAAATTGCTAATGGTGAATGGCCGGTTGGAAGTAAAATTCCAAGTCAGCGTACGCTAGCCAAAACATTTGGGGTGAATCGAAGTACTATCATCACTGCCCTGGATGAGTTAATGGCTGATGGATTAATCGAAGGAAAAATGGGGATGGGAACGTTCGTAGTCAACAATACGTGGACATTACTGGCTACCAATCCTCCACCG
Protein-coding sequences here:
- a CDS encoding DMT family transporter, with the translated sequence MHKQSDTSVILAHSLSIFLWASAFVGIRVGLDAYTPEHLSLLRLLVGSILLAILGLIFRIRLPEGKDIPVILLLGGLGFTVYHTALNYGEQTVSAGVASVFVSTTPIFAAILALLFFDEQPGIRQWTGAVLAFLGVIITSLGAESTLQFNNGVLFILLAAFSESVYFTFQKSYLEKYGFFAFTSYTIWAGTFWMLIFLPGLGEALIHAPWDVTVSILYLGIFPTVLPYLALAFVTSRKGASEATSSLYLVPSLAFMIAWIWIGEIPTLLSIAGGVITLFGVLLANIKADKKQDKLNYNFTGVD